A region from the Canis lupus dingo isolate Sandy chromosome X, ASM325472v2, whole genome shotgun sequence genome encodes:
- the LOC112655771 gene encoding melanoma-associated antigen B10-like yields the protein MPRGQKSKLRAREKRHQARSEAQGAPDAQVTAAAEEQPSAAPFPPLGGNAQSSSAAGSGRKSQGSRRAPSTTATSVGVSHTRADEGARSQDEERPSTSQAQPSTDHYRKTPLDDKAILLVQFLLRKYNMREAITKEDMMKYVIKKHKEHFHEILRKASELMVLAFGIDLKEIDPTRHYYALVSKFQHTCDDRLRGEEIMPRTGLLMTILCVIFMKGNRATEEDIWEVLNVMGIYADRKHFIYGDPKKLITQDLVQERYLQYQQVANSDPPRYEFLWGRRAHAETSKMKVLEFLAKIHNTVPSAFPSWYEEALRDEEERARARFAARLRMGALASVHSRAHFGSFSHL from the coding sequence ATGCCTCGGGGGCAGAAGAGTAAGCTTCGTGCCCGTGAGAAACGCCACCAGGCCCGGAGCGAGGCTCAGGGTGCCCCGGATGCTCAGGTCACTGCCGCAGCGGAAGAACAGCCCTCCGCTGCCCCCTTTCCTCCTCTTGGTGGTAATGCCCAGAGCTCCTCAGCTGCTGGGTCAGGTAGAAAATCCCAGGGGTCCCGTAGAGCCCCATCCACTACCGCTACTTCTGTAGGTGTTTCACACACAAGAGCTGATGAAGGTGCCAGGAGCCAGGATGAGGAAAGACCAAGCACCTCTCAGGCACAGCCCAGCACTGATCATTACCGCAAAACCCCCCTAGATGACAAGGCAATTTTATTGGTGCAATTCCTGCTGCGCAAGTATAACATGAGGGAGGCCATAACAAAGGAAGATATGATGAAGTATGTCATCAAAAAACACAAGGAGCACTTCCATGAGATTCTCAGGAAGGCCTCTGAGCTAATGGTGCTGGCCTTTGGTATTGATCTGAAGGAAATTGACCCTACCAGGCACTACTATGCCCTTGTCAGCAAATTTCAGCACACCTGTGATGACAGGCTGAGGGGTGAGGAGATCATGCCCAGGACGGGCCTCTTGATGACTATCCTCTGTGTGATCTTCATGAAGGGCAACCGTGCCACTGAAGAGGATATCTGGGAAGTTCTTAATGTGATGGGGATATATGCCGATAGGAAGCACTTCATCTACGGGGATCCCAAGAAGCTCATCACTCAAGATTTGGTGCAGGAAAGGTACCTGCAGTACCAGCAGGTGGCCAACAGTGATCCTCCACGATATGAGTTCCTGTGGGGCCGGAGAGCCCATGCTGAGACCAGCAAGATGAAAGTCCTTGAGTTCTTGGCCAAGATTCACAATACTGTTCCCAGTGCCTTCCCATCCTGGTATGAAGAAGCTTTGagagatgaggaagagagagccagagccagatTTGCAGCTCGGCTTCGTATGGGTGCCCTGGCCAGTGTCCACTCCAGGGCCCATTTTGGCAGCTTCTCCCACCTGTAG